One Candidatus Obscuribacterales bacterium genomic window carries:
- the ligA gene encoding NAD-dependent DNA ligase LigA encodes MNLNQARERVDELKRQIEHYNFCYYVLDKPEISDGQFDQIFRELQNLEQKFPELSTPDSPTQKVAGAPSTEFGEVKHRVPMMSLANAMSFEELDKWQERIVKGLDLDPKHADSLAYVCELKIDGLSIGLTYKKGKFVDGATRGNGEVGEDVTLNLKTIADLPQSLSATKDFPIPDMLEVRGEVYMPVSGFAALNKQLEETGDATFANPRNAAAGSLRQKNPRVTAKRKLSLWTYFAYVTDKTLKEPQSHEESLEMLAAYGLPVNKNRKRVKGIDGVKEFCRYWHERRHQLDYQTDGVVVKLDDRRLWNQLGATSHSPRWAVAFKYPPEEADTVIEEISYEVGRTGAVTPVANLKPVQLAGTTVKRASLHNYDQIKRLDVREGDTIVVRKAGDIIPEIISVRLNKRPTTAVEVIYPTKCPVCHTKLVKTEGEVVIRCPNGFACPAQRRRRIEHFVSRDAMDIEGMGESLVEQLLESELIGDPADLYYLNEKKLSSVESMLTKEGAVKKNVLTVLTNIEASKTRPFASFVYSLGIPHVGASVAELLAERFISIDELTSATVEDLAQTEGIGQKIGEAIVHYFAQDASRNLIKRLKAAGVKMEGNASERQKLSNRLEGQTFVITGTLSDDRDTIERLIKINGGKTASSVSKKTSFVLVGANPGSKLARAEELGITVIDEAAFKDMLSD; translated from the coding sequence ATGAACTTAAATCAAGCACGCGAGCGCGTTGATGAATTGAAGCGTCAAATCGAGCACTATAACTTTTGTTATTACGTGCTCGATAAGCCTGAAATTAGCGACGGGCAATTTGACCAGATTTTTCGAGAGCTGCAAAATCTTGAGCAAAAGTTTCCGGAGCTTTCGACTCCGGATAGCCCGACCCAAAAGGTGGCTGGTGCCCCCAGCACAGAATTTGGTGAAGTAAAGCATCGTGTGCCGATGATGAGCCTGGCTAATGCCATGTCCTTTGAGGAATTGGATAAATGGCAGGAGCGCATTGTTAAGGGTCTGGATTTAGATCCCAAACATGCGGATTCTCTTGCCTATGTCTGTGAACTAAAAATTGACGGACTATCTATTGGATTGACTTACAAGAAAGGCAAATTTGTCGATGGTGCTACTAGGGGCAATGGTGAAGTCGGCGAAGACGTTACTCTCAATTTGAAGACAATTGCCGACTTGCCGCAGTCTCTTTCGGCAACAAAAGATTTCCCCATTCCGGATATGCTTGAAGTGCGCGGTGAAGTTTATATGCCTGTGTCAGGATTTGCCGCGTTGAACAAGCAGTTGGAAGAAACAGGTGATGCCACTTTTGCCAATCCGAGAAATGCCGCCGCAGGTTCCTTGCGTCAAAAGAATCCACGCGTGACTGCAAAGCGCAAGCTTTCCCTGTGGACATATTTTGCCTATGTCACGGATAAGACATTGAAAGAGCCGCAAAGTCATGAAGAATCGCTCGAAATGCTTGCCGCGTATGGATTGCCTGTCAACAAGAATAGAAAGAGAGTAAAAGGCATTGACGGCGTTAAGGAATTTTGTCGGTACTGGCATGAACGACGTCATCAACTTGATTATCAAACTGACGGAGTCGTTGTAAAACTCGATGACCGCCGTCTTTGGAATCAATTGGGAGCAACATCGCACAGCCCTCGTTGGGCCGTTGCCTTCAAATATCCGCCGGAAGAAGCAGATACTGTTATTGAAGAAATCTCCTACGAAGTGGGACGTACCGGTGCAGTTACCCCAGTTGCAAATTTGAAGCCGGTGCAATTGGCCGGCACAACTGTTAAGCGGGCTTCTTTGCATAACTACGATCAGATAAAACGACTTGATGTTCGCGAAGGTGACACCATTGTCGTGCGCAAGGCCGGCGATATTATTCCTGAAATTATTTCCGTGCGCTTGAATAAAAGACCAACGACGGCCGTTGAAGTTATTTATCCAACTAAGTGTCCAGTTTGTCACACAAAACTTGTGAAAACAGAAGGCGAAGTTGTAATTCGCTGTCCGAATGGCTTTGCTTGTCCGGCTCAACGCAGACGCCGCATTGAGCATTTTGTCAGTCGTGACGCCATGGATATCGAAGGCATGGGCGAATCTTTAGTGGAGCAATTGCTTGAGTCTGAGCTCATAGGCGATCCTGCGGATCTTTACTATCTCAACGAAAAGAAACTTTCCTCAGTTGAGTCGATGCTCACCAAGGAAGGTGCTGTTAAGAAAAATGTGCTTACCGTTTTAACAAACATTGAGGCTTCTAAAACAAGACCATTCGCCAGTTTTGTTTATTCACTAGGTATACCCCACGTTGGAGCCTCAGTTGCCGAATTATTGGCTGAGCGATTTATTTCCATTGACGAATTGACTTCCGCCACGGTTGAAGATTTGGCTCAAACGGAAGGCATCGGACAAAAAATCGGTGAGGCAATTGTCCATTATTTTGCACAAGATGCCAGCCGGAATTTAATCAAACGGCTAAAGGCAGCCGGCGTCAAAATGGAAGGCAATGCCTCTGAAAGACAAAAATTAAGCAACAGGTTAGAGGGGCAAACGTTTGTAATAACAGGCACCCTGTCGGACGACCGGGACACCATTGAGCGTTTAATTAAGATAAATGGCGGAAAAACAGCCTCATCAGTCTCGAAAAAGACAAGCTTTGTGCTTGTTGGAGCCAACCCAGGCTCAAAATTGGCACGCGCCGAGGAATTGGGTATAACGGTAATAGACGAAGCTGCATTCAAGGATATGCTCTCCGACTAA
- a CDS encoding acetyl-CoA C-acetyltransferase, with amino-acid sequence MVETVIVDGLRTPFGKLGGALSSVSAVDLAHPLIKAILERNKIKGEQVDEVILGQVVQAGCGQIPSRQALLKAGLPNTCESTTVNKVCASGMRAVTIGDLRIRAGDGEIIVAGGMESMSQAPYIVEANAARFGKRMGHVNFKDAMLADGLECPVASVHMAVHGANVADELKVSRKEQDAWALRSHQLAVKAVQGGVFAKEILPVSVPAGKGQTKTIENDEGPRADTTIEALEKLKPVFTKDGSVTAGNAPGINDGAAVLLIMSHDKAKELGLKPIAKIVSHASIGQDVPYLATVPALSTKKALDKAGLKASDLDLVEINEAFASVALTSMKMLGIDESKVNVNGGAIALGHPIGASGARILLTLAREMERRGSKLGAAAICSGTAQGDCVILSREGLN; translated from the coding sequence ATGGTTGAGACTGTAATTGTCGATGGTTTGCGTACACCATTTGGAAAATTGGGTGGAGCATTGAGTTCGGTATCGGCTGTTGATCTCGCACATCCGCTTATCAAGGCTATTTTGGAACGCAACAAAATAAAAGGCGAGCAAGTCGACGAAGTTATCCTTGGTCAAGTTGTGCAAGCCGGTTGTGGACAAATTCCATCAAGACAAGCTCTTTTGAAAGCTGGTCTGCCCAATACTTGTGAATCAACGACGGTCAACAAAGTTTGCGCCTCTGGTATGCGCGCTGTAACAATAGGTGATTTGCGCATTCGTGCCGGAGACGGTGAAATTATTGTTGCTGGTGGCATGGAGTCCATGAGCCAAGCTCCTTATATTGTTGAAGCAAATGCTGCGCGATTCGGCAAACGTATGGGGCATGTTAATTTCAAAGACGCCATGCTCGCTGACGGATTGGAATGTCCCGTTGCTTCCGTGCACATGGCTGTGCATGGTGCCAATGTTGCCGACGAATTGAAAGTGTCGCGCAAGGAACAAGATGCGTGGGCTTTGCGCAGTCACCAACTTGCAGTCAAGGCTGTTCAAGGTGGCGTTTTTGCCAAGGAAATTCTGCCTGTGTCGGTGCCTGCCGGCAAAGGGCAGACAAAGACCATTGAGAATGATGAGGGTCCGCGTGCTGATACCACAATTGAAGCGCTGGAAAAATTGAAGCCGGTCTTCACGAAAGACGGATCAGTTACCGCCGGCAATGCCCCTGGTATCAATGACGGTGCTGCTGTTCTTTTGATCATGAGTCACGACAAAGCGAAAGAATTGGGACTCAAACCAATTGCTAAAATCGTCAGCCACGCCTCCATCGGTCAAGATGTTCCTTATCTGGCTACAGTGCCCGCTCTATCTACCAAGAAAGCGCTTGATAAAGCCGGACTGAAGGCGTCTGATCTCGACTTGGTTGAAATAAATGAGGCGTTTGCTTCCGTTGCTCTGACATCAATGAAGATGCTCGGCATCGACGAATCCAAAGTCAACGTGAATGGCGGAGCAATTGCTTTGGGTCATCCAATCGGTGCTTCCGGTGCCAGGATTCTTTTGACTCTGGCTCGTGAAATGGAGCGTCGCGGTTCCAAATTGGGTGCTGCGGCCATTTGCTCCGGTACCGCACAAGGTGACTGCGTAATTCTTTCAAGAGAAGGACTTAACTAA
- a CDS encoding RDD family protein, whose amino-acid sequence MNSSFPQGNQPAPDSNAAPQIDSGRRVVALVIDVAASYLLGIVLSLVPFISQFLPSQAVMIVFLLVRDALFEGRGIGKNLMGLRVVDAATGRSPTILQSVQRNLIFFAPYVVLYMMGIVLRFVPIPWLNQGILDIVNLVGMVYVAIVIPIEGWRVWHSEDGQRIGDEIAGTKLVESNMDFSNAMPR is encoded by the coding sequence ATGAACTCATCATTTCCCCAGGGCAACCAACCTGCGCCCGACTCAAACGCGGCTCCCCAAATAGACTCAGGCAGGCGCGTTGTCGCCCTGGTTATAGATGTCGCCGCCAGCTACCTTTTGGGAATAGTCCTTTCCTTAGTCCCTTTTATCAGCCAGTTCCTGCCGTCCCAGGCAGTAATGATTGTCTTCTTGTTAGTTCGGGATGCTCTTTTTGAAGGGCGCGGAATCGGCAAAAACTTGATGGGCTTACGCGTGGTCGATGCCGCCACGGGTAGAAGTCCGACTATTTTGCAGTCAGTACAAAGAAACCTCATATTTTTTGCGCCATATGTTGTCCTCTACATGATGGGCATTGTTTTGCGCTTCGTGCCCATCCCTTGGCTTAACCAGGGCATTTTGGACATAGTAAACCTCGTGGGTATGGTTTACGTGGCAATTGTCATCCCAATTGAGGGATGGCGCGTCTGGCACAGCGAAGACGGCCAACGCATAGGCGATGAAATAGCCGGGACAAAGCTTGTCGAATCCAATATGGACTTCTCCAATGCGATGCCGCGCTAA
- a CDS encoding SCP2 sterol-binding domain-containing protein codes for MVKTAFVWGPISSFSGPLISSLLNKGWHVHVACKSAFNLLGMSPLDLPSAAQSALEKSLGGHEQFRTFSERLRFFPPGEVDKNVDYDALIFCPLPPNFDEARAPRAPWAAGELGNVCKLLRGVPAFLVSSIWGGVQNDYVVPEEIEFARRKPQSQWENVCQQYEIRLLNEIGGLETNWHLIRLPLLTGTTTTGAVQNFSGLLGFLQSVTEVERHPEAGKVFKLNYNPDSTLWFMPVDSVVQIFTQVIEDSYPPRILNLVSPQTLLNQEWVESLGGALCYPKAEAAIADPYRLPSIIRHLLLDEVQVTTRNLFELLGRYQISPASIDQNYFEKQIHFGKTHNWGHSFPVDKKRLEPTFSEEFAHHYFEEFMPIAFGSELLEEATKGEISIGFIVDGPKQLAWVLRSTNGRATVERLDHGAIRPKVSIHFSTSVLMRLILQKTTLEKAMMLREVRTEGPMIDALRVASVFGRFLKEYPYYGRKIEAESLR; via the coding sequence ATGGTGAAAACAGCTTTTGTCTGGGGCCCAATATCCAGCTTTTCTGGACCGCTCATCTCCTCGTTATTAAACAAGGGATGGCATGTTCACGTTGCTTGCAAGTCGGCGTTCAACCTCTTGGGTATGTCGCCTTTGGATTTGCCGTCGGCAGCCCAGTCCGCTCTTGAGAAATCATTGGGCGGTCATGAACAATTCCGCACCTTCTCCGAGCGCTTACGCTTTTTCCCACCAGGCGAAGTCGATAAGAACGTTGACTATGATGCGCTGATTTTTTGCCCCTTGCCACCAAACTTTGACGAAGCAAGAGCACCACGCGCACCATGGGCTGCCGGTGAACTAGGCAATGTCTGCAAACTTCTGCGGGGCGTACCGGCATTTCTTGTTTCTTCTATCTGGGGCGGTGTACAAAACGATTATGTCGTGCCGGAAGAAATTGAATTTGCCAGACGCAAACCGCAAAGCCAATGGGAAAACGTTTGCCAGCAATATGAAATCCGTTTGCTCAACGAGATAGGCGGATTGGAAACCAATTGGCATTTGATTAGACTGCCGCTTTTGACAGGCACCACTACAACCGGCGCCGTGCAAAATTTCAGCGGTCTCCTGGGCTTTCTTCAGTCAGTAACCGAAGTTGAACGCCATCCGGAAGCAGGCAAAGTTTTCAAACTCAATTACAATCCTGATTCCACGCTGTGGTTTATGCCTGTTGATTCAGTAGTACAAATTTTCACGCAAGTGATTGAAGACAGCTATCCACCGCGCATTTTGAATTTGGTGTCACCACAAACATTGCTTAACCAAGAATGGGTTGAGTCCTTGGGCGGGGCGCTTTGCTATCCCAAAGCGGAAGCCGCGATTGCTGATCCTTATCGCTTGCCGAGCATAATACGTCATCTCTTGCTCGACGAAGTGCAGGTAACGACAAGAAATCTTTTTGAATTACTCGGACGCTATCAAATTTCGCCGGCTTCTATTGATCAAAACTATTTCGAGAAACAAATCCACTTTGGAAAAACGCACAACTGGGGTCATTCATTCCCGGTTGATAAAAAGCGTCTCGAACCGACATTTTCCGAGGAATTTGCTCATCACTACTTCGAAGAATTCATGCCTATCGCTTTTGGCTCGGAATTACTCGAAGAAGCAACCAAAGGCGAAATATCAATCGGCTTTATTGTTGACGGACCCAAACAATTAGCGTGGGTTTTGAGATCAACAAATGGTCGCGCAACTGTTGAACGCTTGGATCACGGCGCCATCCGACCAAAAGTCAGCATACACTTTTCAACAAGCGTGTTGATGCGCCTTATTCTGCAAAAGACAACACTAGAAAAAGCCATGATGCTGCGCGAAGTGCGCACCGAAGGACCAATGATAGACGCATTGCGAGTAGCATCCGTATTTGGACGCTTCCTCAAAGAGTACCCATACTACGGCCGCAAAATCGAAGCAGAAAGCTTGCGCTAG
- the ribE gene encoding 6,7-dimethyl-8-ribityllumazine synthase has translation MAKEYSGNLIAEGQRYAIVISRFNEFITSKLLGACIDTLKRHGADEASIEIMWCPGAYEIPLVAKQAAFSGRYDAVICLGCVIRGATPHFDYVAGEAAKGIGQVGLESSVPTIFGVLTTDTIEQAVERAGTKAGNKGADAAMTAIEMINLLKAIRTPVGAR, from the coding sequence GTGGCTAAGGAATATTCGGGCAACCTAATTGCAGAAGGACAACGCTACGCAATTGTCATAAGTCGTTTTAACGAGTTCATCACCAGCAAACTTTTAGGTGCTTGTATTGATACATTAAAGCGCCACGGTGCTGATGAAGCGTCTATTGAAATCATGTGGTGTCCGGGTGCTTACGAAATTCCATTGGTTGCCAAACAAGCAGCGTTTTCCGGTAGATACGATGCGGTAATTTGTTTGGGTTGTGTAATTCGCGGGGCAACACCGCACTTTGATTATGTTGCTGGTGAAGCAGCAAAGGGTATCGGACAAGTTGGACTGGAATCGTCTGTGCCGACCATCTTTGGCGTGTTGACGACAGACACCATCGAACAAGCTGTGGAAAGAGCAGGCACCAAAGCCGGCAACAAAGGCGCTGATGCTGCAATGACGGCTATTGAAATGATCAATTTGCTGAAGGCTATTCGTACGCCGGTTGGTGCTAGATAA
- a CDS encoding bifunctional 3,4-dihydroxy-2-butanone-4-phosphate synthase/GTP cyclohydrolase II, producing the protein MLDFNPASIAKKAANVLADNNLQSRFSTVEEAIADIKAGRMVVVADDEGRENEGDLICAAELCTPEMINFMITKARGWVCLALTQERADAMQLGMMVERNTESQGTAFTVTIDADTKYGVTTGISAFDRATTIRVAVDDASVPSDLRRPGHISPLIAKEGGVLKRAGHTEAAVDLARMAGLKPAGVICEIINDDGSMSRVPQLFEFAERNNLKVINIAQLIAYRLERERFVVREAEAEFPSAYGQFKMYAYRNQLDGRGHIAFVKGNVAGKKDVLVRVHSECLTGDVFASLRCDCGPQLEAAMAMIATEEEGVLVYLRQEGRGIGLINKIKAYALQDQGQDTIQANESLGFKPDLRDYGVGAQMMYDLGLSSVRIITNNPRKIVGLEGYGLQITGRVAMPAACNSHNINYLLTKKEKMGHWLEGLDAHTQAQNKEK; encoded by the coding sequence ATGCTTGATTTCAACCCCGCATCTATAGCTAAAAAAGCCGCTAACGTATTGGCCGATAATAACTTGCAGTCACGATTCAGTACAGTTGAAGAAGCAATTGCTGATATCAAAGCCGGACGCATGGTTGTAGTTGCCGACGACGAAGGTCGCGAGAATGAAGGCGATTTGATTTGTGCAGCAGAGCTGTGCACGCCTGAGATGATCAACTTCATGATCACCAAAGCTCGTGGCTGGGTGTGTTTGGCTCTTACTCAAGAACGAGCCGATGCGATGCAATTAGGCATGATGGTTGAGCGCAATACCGAAAGTCAGGGTACTGCTTTCACTGTGACAATCGATGCCGATACTAAATACGGTGTCACCACAGGCATAAGCGCTTTTGATAGAGCGACGACAATTCGTGTTGCCGTTGATGATGCGTCTGTGCCGTCTGATTTAAGACGACCAGGACACATTTCTCCGCTCATTGCAAAAGAAGGCGGTGTATTGAAGCGCGCCGGACACACAGAAGCTGCTGTTGACCTAGCGCGCATGGCCGGACTTAAGCCCGCTGGTGTTATCTGCGAAATAATCAATGATGACGGCAGCATGTCGCGCGTGCCGCAGTTGTTTGAGTTTGCCGAGCGCAATAATCTAAAGGTAATCAACATTGCTCAGTTAATTGCCTATCGCCTGGAGCGTGAGCGTTTTGTTGTGCGTGAAGCGGAAGCGGAATTTCCATCTGCTTATGGTCAATTTAAGATGTACGCTTATCGCAACCAATTGGACGGGCGAGGTCACATTGCCTTTGTAAAAGGTAATGTTGCAGGCAAAAAAGACGTTCTGGTGCGAGTGCATAGCGAGTGTCTTACAGGTGATGTCTTCGCCAGCTTGCGCTGTGATTGCGGGCCTCAATTGGAAGCGGCCATGGCAATGATTGCCACAGAAGAAGAGGGTGTTTTGGTTTACCTGCGTCAGGAAGGTAGAGGCATCGGCTTGATCAACAAAATCAAAGCGTATGCTCTCCAAGATCAAGGACAGGACACCATTCAAGCAAATGAATCATTAGGTTTTAAACCTGACTTGCGTGATTACGGTGTCGGTGCGCAGATGATGTACGATCTCGGATTATCATCAGTGCGTATCATTACAAACAATCCACGCAAAATTGTCGGACTTGAAGGTTATGGTTTGCAAATTACTGGAAGAGTGGCTATGCCGGCAGCGTGCAATAGTCACAACATCAATTATTTGCTGACCAAAAAGGAAAAAATGGGGCACTGGCTGGAAGGGCTTGATGCTCATACGCAAGCTCAAAACAAGGAGAAATAA
- a CDS encoding riboflavin synthase → MFSGIVEEVGTIVAVAGSGEGKRFRIGAAKVTTDLKRGDSVSVTGTCLTSVLEDKQWFEVEVGQETLRKTKLGDLKQGDKVNLERALKLSDRLGGHLVSGHVDTLAKVVSIKKEGITNIITFALDDAHRPYFIEKGSVAIDGVSLTVFACNMDNGFVFSVMLIPHTLEVTILGKLQVGDKVNIEIDLIAKYAANWLQPHIAQPLKVGNKTGLDLAVLSEHGYT, encoded by the coding sequence ATGTTTTCGGGCATTGTAGAAGAAGTAGGCACGATTGTTGCCGTAGCAGGCTCCGGCGAGGGCAAGCGCTTCCGGATAGGGGCGGCTAAGGTTACAACTGACCTCAAAAGGGGCGATTCGGTGAGCGTTACCGGTACTTGCCTGACCTCTGTCTTAGAGGACAAGCAATGGTTTGAAGTCGAAGTCGGTCAGGAGACTCTGCGCAAGACAAAGCTTGGTGATTTGAAGCAAGGCGATAAGGTCAACTTAGAGAGAGCCCTCAAGTTGTCTGATCGATTAGGCGGACATTTGGTAAGTGGTCACGTCGACACATTGGCCAAGGTAGTCTCCATCAAGAAAGAAGGCATCACCAACATCATCACGTTTGCACTCGATGATGCGCACAGACCATACTTTATCGAGAAGGGCTCAGTTGCCATCGACGGTGTTAGCCTTACGGTATTTGCTTGCAACATGGACAACGGATTTGTTTTTAGCGTCATGCTGATTCCTCACACACTTGAAGTAACAATACTCGGCAAATTGCAAGTGGGAGATAAGGTGAACATCGAAATAGATCTCATTGCTAAATACGCTGCTAATTGGTTGCAGCCTCATATTGCTCAACCTTTAAAAGTCGGCAATAAAACCGGATTGGATCTAGCGGTCCTTTCTGAACATGGTTACACTTAA